The following proteins come from a genomic window of Streptomyces sp. NBC_01716:
- the rpmF gene encoding 50S ribosomal protein L32: MAVPKRKMSRSNTRHRRSQWKAAVPTLVSCERCQEPKLQHIACPSCGTYNKRQVLEV; this comes from the coding sequence GTGGCTGTTCCGAAGCGGAAGATGTCGCGCAGCAACACGCGCCACCGCCGGTCGCAGTGGAAGGCTGCGGTCCCCACCCTGGTTTCGTGTGAGCGTTGCCAGGAGCCGAAGCTCCAGCACATCGCGTGCCCGAGTTGCGGCACCTACAACAAGCGCCAGGTCCTCGAGGTCTGA
- the coaD gene encoding pantetheine-phosphate adenylyltransferase translates to MRRAVCPGSFDPITNGHLDIIGRASKLYDVVHVAVMINQSKKGLFGVDERIDLIRQVTAEFGNVEVEAFHGLLVDFCKQRDIPAIVKGLRAVSDFDYELQMAQMNNGLSGVETLFVPTNPIYSFLSSSLVKEVATWGGDVSHLLPPLVHEALTERLGNK, encoded by the coding sequence TTGCGCCGCGCCGTCTGTCCGGGGTCCTTCGACCCCATCACCAATGGTCACCTCGACATCATTGGCCGTGCCTCCAAGTTGTACGACGTCGTACACGTCGCCGTGATGATCAACCAGTCCAAGAAGGGCCTGTTCGGCGTCGACGAACGGATCGATCTGATCCGCCAGGTCACCGCCGAATTCGGCAACGTCGAGGTGGAGGCCTTCCACGGCCTCCTCGTCGACTTCTGCAAGCAGCGCGACATCCCCGCCATCGTCAAGGGCCTGCGCGCCGTCAGCGACTTCGACTACGAGTTGCAGATGGCCCAGATGAACAACGGCCTGTCCGGCGTCGAGACCCTCTTCGTGCCGACCAACCCCATCTACAGTTTCCTCTCCTCCTCGCTCGTCAAAGAGGTCGCGACCTGGGGCGGAGACGTGTCCCATCTGCTGCCTCCGCTCGTGCACGAGGCACTGACCGAGCGCCTCGGAAACAAGTGA
- a CDS encoding acylphosphatase, whose product MNEDVRITVWVRGRVQGVGFRWFTRANALEIGDLRGFALNLDDGRVQIVAEGSRDNCHRLLQWLRSDDTPGRVDGVTEIWGTPRGGYDTFAVR is encoded by the coding sequence ATGAACGAAGACGTACGGATCACCGTCTGGGTGCGCGGTCGAGTACAGGGAGTTGGCTTCCGCTGGTTCACCAGGGCAAACGCTCTGGAGATCGGGGACCTCAGGGGGTTCGCGCTGAATCTGGACGACGGCAGGGTGCAGATCGTCGCGGAGGGATCACGTGATAATTGCCACCGTTTGCTGCAGTGGCTGCGTTCCGACGACACGCCCGGCCGTGTTGACGGAGTCACTGAGATTTGGGGCACACCGCGCGGCGGATACGACACCTTCGCCGTCCGGTGA
- the rnc gene encoding ribonuclease III: MSELSSAKKADNVSTASSHTLLEGRLGYQLESALLVRALTHRSFAYENGGLPTNERLEFLGDSVLGLVVTDTLYRIHPDLPEGQLAKLRAAVVNSRALAQVGRGLELGSFIRLGRGEEGTGGRDKASILADTLEAVIGAVYLDQGLDAASELVHRLFDPLIEKSSNLGAGLDWKTSLQELTAAESLGVPEYLVTETGPDHEKTFTAAARVGGVSYGTGTGRSKKEAEQQAAETAWRSIRADADERAAAEKAAVGTEAAAGAGVVSEEAADTSSATASESADAAKS; this comes from the coding sequence ATGTCTGAACTGTCCAGTGCCAAGAAGGCAGACAACGTCAGCACAGCCTCGTCCCACACGCTTCTGGAAGGGCGGCTCGGCTACCAGCTGGAGTCCGCCCTTCTGGTACGTGCGCTGACCCATCGCTCGTTCGCGTACGAGAACGGCGGTCTGCCCACCAACGAACGGCTCGAATTCCTCGGGGATTCGGTGCTCGGTCTGGTGGTCACCGACACGCTGTACCGCATCCACCCCGACCTGCCCGAAGGCCAACTGGCCAAGTTGCGGGCCGCGGTGGTCAACTCGCGTGCGCTGGCGCAAGTGGGGCGCGGCCTCGAACTCGGCTCCTTCATCCGGCTCGGCCGTGGTGAAGAGGGCACGGGAGGCAGGGACAAGGCGTCCATCCTCGCCGACACCCTTGAAGCGGTGATCGGCGCGGTCTATCTCGATCAGGGCCTCGACGCGGCGTCCGAGCTGGTGCACCGGCTCTTCGACCCGCTCATCGAGAAGTCCTCGAACCTCGGTGCCGGTCTGGACTGGAAGACCAGTCTGCAGGAACTGACCGCGGCGGAGAGTCTCGGCGTACCCGAGTATCTCGTCACGGAGACCGGCCCGGACCACGAGAAGACCTTCACCGCTGCCGCCCGCGTCGGTGGTGTCTCGTACGGCACCGGCACCGGCCGCAGCAAGAAGGAAGCGGAACAGCAGGCCGCGGAGACCGCGTGGCGGTCCATCCGGGCCGACGCGGACGAACGGGCCGCGGCGGAGAAGGCGGCCGTCGGTACCGAGGCCGCGGCCGGTGCCGGCGTCGTTTCTGAAGAGGCCGCCGACACCTCTTCGGCGACGGCTTCGGAATCCGCCGACGCGGCCAAGTCCTGA
- the mutM gene encoding bifunctional DNA-formamidopyrimidine glycosylase/DNA-(apurinic or apyrimidinic site) lyase, with translation MPELPEVEVVRRGLERWVAGRTVADTQVLHPRAVRRHVAGGEDFAARLKGHRVGVARRRGKYLWLPLADTDSSVLGHLGMSGQLLVQPESAQDEKHLRIRIRFEDDLGTELRFVDQRTFGGLSLHDNTPDGLPDVIAHIARDPLDPEFDDAAFYAALRLRRTTIKRALLDQSLISGVGNIYADEALWRAKLHYDRPTASLPRPRSVELLGHVRDVLHAALADGGTSFDSLYVNVNGESGYFGRSLDVYGREGEPCRRCGTLIRRRPWMNRSSYFCPRCQRPPRARPPRLAP, from the coding sequence GTGCCCGAGCTGCCCGAGGTCGAAGTCGTACGGCGCGGACTCGAACGCTGGGTCGCGGGGCGGACGGTGGCCGACACGCAGGTGCTGCATCCCCGCGCCGTACGGCGCCATGTGGCCGGCGGCGAGGACTTCGCCGCCCGCCTGAAGGGGCACCGTGTCGGAGTCGCCCGCCGCCGCGGCAAGTACCTCTGGCTGCCGCTCGCCGACACGGACTCCTCGGTCCTGGGGCACCTCGGCATGAGCGGCCAGCTGCTCGTCCAGCCGGAGTCCGCCCAGGACGAGAAGCACCTCCGGATCCGGATCCGCTTCGAGGACGACCTCGGCACCGAACTCCGCTTCGTCGACCAGCGCACCTTCGGCGGACTCTCGCTGCACGACAACACCCCCGACGGACTGCCGGACGTCATCGCGCACATCGCACGCGATCCGCTCGACCCGGAGTTCGACGACGCCGCCTTCTACGCCGCGCTGCGGCTGCGCCGTACGACGATCAAGCGCGCGCTGCTCGACCAGTCCCTCATCAGCGGCGTCGGCAACATCTACGCGGACGAGGCGCTGTGGCGCGCCAAGCTCCACTACGACCGGCCGACGGCCTCGCTGCCCCGTCCCCGCTCGGTCGAACTGCTCGGCCACGTACGGGATGTGCTGCACGCCGCGCTCGCGGACGGCGGCACCAGCTTCGACAGCCTCTATGTCAACGTGAACGGCGAGTCCGGCTACTTCGGCCGGTCGCTGGACGTGTACGGCCGCGAGGGCGAACCGTGCCGCCGCTGCGGCACCTTGATCCGCCGCCGCCCCTGGATGAACCGGTCGAGCTACTTCTGCCCCCGCTGCCAGCGCCCGCCCCGTGCCCGCCCGCCCCGCCTCGCCCCGTAA
- a CDS encoding AAA family ATPase translates to MHLKAMTLRGFKSFASATTLRFEPGITCVVGPNGSGKSNVVDALSWVMGEQGAKSLRGGKMEDVIFAGTTGRPPLGRAEVSLTIDNSDGALPIDYAEVTITRIMFRNGGSEYQLNGDTCRLLDIQELLSDSGIGREMHVIVGQGQLDSVLHADPMGRRAFIEEAAGVLKHRKRKEKALRKLDAMQANLARVQDLTDELRRQLKPLGRQAAVARRAAVIQADLRDARLRLLADDLVKLRDALRTEVADEAALKQRKEEAELRLRNALAREAELEEEVRRLAPRLQRAQQTWYELSQLAERVRGTISLADARVKSATATPEDERRGRDPEDMEREAARIREQEAELEAALEAAERALEDTVAHRSDLERELVGEERRLKDVARAIADRREGLARLNGQVNAARSRAASAQAEIGRLAEARDGAQERAVAAQEEYEQLKAEVDGLDADDQELGERHDEAKRALAEAERALTAAREAATAAERERAALSARHDALALGLRRKDGSGALLGARDRIAGVLGPAAELLTVTPGFEVPVAAALGAAADAIAVTDATTAADAIRLLRKEDAGRASLLLGGEPPARSAAVPGQTTEPDGPGDGAPADGIGSGTVPGLPGQAGAGTRGGDAAPSGAVPGQADGARDVPGLTDGGGAHGAAHARPAHAAATVTDLAVPRVADLVRGPDALMSAVRRLVQDMVVVGTLQEAEELVVAHPALTAVTAEGDLLGAHFAYGGSAGAPSLLEVQASVDEAAAELAKLAVRCEELADAQRRATGRRTECAALVEELGERRRAADREKSAVSGQLGRLAGQARGAAGEAERTSAAAAKAQDALDRAAEEAEVLAERLLVAEEAPAEEEPDTSVRDRLAADGANARQTEMEARLQVRTHEERVKGLAGRADSLDRGARAEREARARAEQRRARLRHEAAVADAVASGARQLLAHVEVSVVRADEERTAAETAKAGRERELVAERNQGRDLKSELDKLTDSVHRGEVLGAEKRMRIEQLEAKALEELGVEPAGLIAEYGPDQLVPPSLPAEGEELPEDPEDPRNQPRRYVRGEQEKRLRSAERAYQQLGKVNPLALEEFAALEERHKFLSEQLEDLKKTRADLLQVVKEVDERVEQVFTEAYRDTAVQFEGVFSRLFPGGEGRLILTDPDNMLTSGVDVEARPPGKKVKRLSLLSGGERSLTAVALLVSIFKARPSPFYVMDEVEAALDDTNLQRLIRIMQELQESSQLIVITHQKRTMEVADALYGVSMQGDGVSKVISQRLR, encoded by the coding sequence GTGCACCTCAAGGCCATGACCCTGCGTGGGTTCAAATCCTTCGCCTCCGCCACGACGCTGCGGTTCGAGCCGGGCATCACGTGCGTCGTGGGTCCGAACGGCTCGGGCAAGTCCAATGTCGTGGATGCGCTTTCCTGGGTCATGGGGGAGCAGGGGGCCAAGTCGCTGCGCGGCGGCAAGATGGAAGACGTGATCTTCGCCGGGACGACCGGCCGGCCGCCGCTCGGGCGCGCCGAGGTCTCCCTCACCATCGACAATTCCGACGGTGCTCTGCCCATCGACTACGCCGAAGTCACCATTACACGGATCATGTTCCGCAACGGCGGCAGCGAATACCAGCTCAACGGCGACACCTGCCGGCTGCTCGACATCCAGGAACTGCTTTCCGACTCCGGTATCGGCCGCGAGATGCACGTCATCGTCGGCCAGGGGCAACTCGATTCCGTCCTGCACGCGGATCCAATGGGACGCCGGGCATTCATCGAAGAGGCCGCGGGCGTCCTGAAGCACCGCAAGCGCAAGGAGAAGGCGCTGCGGAAGCTGGACGCGATGCAGGCCAACCTCGCGCGCGTGCAGGACCTCACGGACGAACTGCGGCGACAGCTCAAGCCGTTGGGGCGACAGGCCGCTGTGGCGCGGCGTGCCGCCGTCATCCAGGCGGACCTGCGCGACGCCCGGCTGCGCCTGCTCGCCGACGACCTCGTGAAGCTGCGTGACGCCCTCCGTACGGAGGTTGCCGACGAGGCGGCGCTCAAGCAGCGCAAGGAGGAGGCGGAACTCCGGCTCAGGAACGCGCTGGCACGCGAGGCGGAGCTGGAGGAGGAGGTACGGCGGCTGGCGCCGAGGCTCCAGCGCGCGCAGCAGACCTGGTACGAGCTCTCCCAGCTGGCCGAGCGGGTACGGGGCACGATCTCGCTGGCCGACGCCCGCGTGAAGAGCGCCACCGCCACGCCTGAGGACGAGCGGCGCGGGCGCGACCCGGAGGACATGGAGCGGGAGGCCGCCCGCATCCGTGAGCAGGAGGCGGAGCTGGAGGCCGCGCTCGAAGCCGCGGAGCGCGCGCTGGAGGACACTGTCGCGCACCGTTCCGACCTTGAGCGCGAGCTGGTGGGGGAGGAGCGCCGTCTCAAGGACGTGGCGCGGGCCATCGCCGACCGGCGCGAGGGGCTCGCCCGGTTGAACGGGCAGGTGAACGCCGCACGCAGCCGTGCCGCGTCGGCGCAGGCCGAGATCGGCCGCCTCGCCGAGGCCCGCGACGGGGCGCAGGAGCGCGCCGTCGCCGCGCAGGAGGAGTACGAGCAGCTCAAGGCCGAGGTCGACGGCCTGGACGCCGACGACCAGGAACTGGGCGAGCGGCACGACGAGGCGAAGCGGGCGCTGGCCGAGGCGGAGCGCGCGCTGACGGCGGCGCGCGAGGCGGCCACCGCCGCCGAGCGCGAGCGCGCGGCTCTCTCCGCCCGTCACGACGCGCTCGCCCTGGGGCTGCGCCGTAAGGACGGCAGCGGCGCGCTGCTCGGCGCGCGCGACCGCATCGCCGGCGTGCTGGGCCCCGCCGCCGAACTGCTCACCGTCACACCGGGCTTCGAGGTCCCGGTGGCCGCGGCGCTCGGCGCGGCGGCGGACGCGATCGCGGTGACCGACGCGACGACCGCGGCGGACGCCATCCGTCTCCTCCGTAAAGAGGACGCGGGGCGGGCCTCCCTGTTGCTGGGCGGCGAACCGCCCGCGCGGTCGGCCGCCGTACCGGGACAGACCACGGAGCCGGACGGACCCGGCGACGGGGCCCCGGCCGACGGAATCGGCTCCGGTACGGTGCCGGGCCTGCCCGGACAGGCCGGGGCCGGGACACGGGGCGGCGACGCCGCCCCGTCCGGAGCCGTACCCGGGCAGGCGGACGGGGCGCGCGACGTACCGGGCCTCACCGACGGCGGCGGCGCCCACGGGGCGGCCCACGCCCGCCCCGCACACGCCGCCGCCACCGTCACCGACCTGGCCGTCCCCCGCGTCGCCGACCTCGTACGGGGCCCCGACGCGCTCATGAGCGCCGTACGGCGGCTCGTCCAGGACATGGTCGTCGTCGGCACCCTTCAGGAGGCCGAGGAGCTTGTCGTCGCCCACCCCGCACTGACCGCCGTCACGGCGGAGGGTGACCTCCTCGGCGCCCACTTCGCCTACGGCGGCTCCGCCGGGGCGCCCAGCCTGCTGGAGGTGCAGGCATCGGTCGACGAGGCGGCGGCCGAGCTGGCCAAGTTGGCGGTACGGTGCGAGGAGTTGGCCGACGCGCAGCGCCGGGCGACCGGCCGCCGTACCGAATGCGCCGCGCTCGTCGAGGAGTTGGGGGAGCGGCGCCGGGCGGCCGACCGCGAGAAGTCCGCCGTTTCCGGCCAGTTGGGGCGGCTCGCCGGCCAGGCCCGGGGCGCCGCGGGCGAGGCCGAGCGGACCTCGGCCGCCGCCGCCAAGGCCCAGGACGCCCTGGACCGGGCCGCGGAGGAGGCGGAGGTGCTCGCGGAGCGCCTGCTCGTCGCCGAGGAGGCGCCCGCCGAGGAGGAGCCGGACACCTCCGTACGGGACCGGCTCGCCGCCGACGGGGCCAACGCACGGCAGACCGAGATGGAGGCGCGGCTCCAGGTCCGTACCCACGAGGAGCGCGTCAAAGGACTCGCAGGCCGCGCGGACTCGCTCGACCGAGGCGCCCGCGCCGAGCGCGAGGCGCGGGCCCGCGCCGAACAGCGGCGGGCCAGACTCCGCCACGAGGCCGCCGTCGCCGACGCCGTCGCCTCCGGCGCCCGGCAACTGCTGGCGCACGTCGAGGTGTCCGTCGTGCGCGCCGACGAGGAACGTACGGCGGCCGAGACGGCGAAGGCGGGCCGCGAACGGGAACTCGTCGCGGAGCGCAACCAAGGGCGGGACCTCAAGAGCGAACTCGACAAGCTCACCGACTCGGTGCACCGTGGCGAGGTCCTGGGCGCCGAGAAGCGCATGAGGATCGAGCAGTTGGAGGCGAAGGCCCTTGAGGAGCTGGGCGTCGAGCCGGCCGGGCTGATCGCCGAGTACGGCCCGGACCAGCTCGTACCGCCGTCCCTGCCCGCCGAGGGCGAGGAGTTGCCGGAGGACCCCGAGGACCCGCGCAACCAGCCCCGGCGGTACGTACGGGGCGAGCAGGAGAAGCGGCTCCGGTCTGCCGAGAGGGCGTATCAGCAACTCGGGAAGGTGAATCCGCTCGCCCTGGAGGAGTTCGCGGCGCTGGAGGAGCGGCACAAGTTCCTCTCCGAGCAGCTCGAAGACCTCAAGAAGACCCGCGCCGATCTGCTCCAGGTCGTCAAGGAGGTCGACGAGCGGGTCGAGCAGGTCTTCACCGAGGCGTACCGGGACACCGCCGTTCAGTTCGAGGGAGTCTTCTCGCGGCTCTTCCCCGGGGGCGAGGGGCGCCTCATCCTTACGGATCCCGACAACATGCTCACCAGTGGTGTGGACGTCGAGGCCCGGCCGCCCGGCAAGAAGGTCAAGCGGCTCTCCCTGCTGTCGGGCGGCGAGCGGTCGCTGACCGCCGTGGCGCTGCTGGTGTCGATCTTCAAGGCGAGGCCGAGCCCGTTCTACGTGATGGACGAGGTCGAGGCCGCGCTGGACGACACCAACCTCCAGCGGCTGATTCGGATCATGCAGGAACTCCAGGAGAGTTCGCAGCTGATCGTGATCACCCATCAGAAGCGCACGATGGAGGTCGCCGACGCGCTGTACGGCGTCTCCATGCAGGGTGACGGCGTCTCCAAGGTGATCAGCCAGCGCCTGCGCTGA
- a CDS encoding cell division initiation protein, producing the protein MDVQKKLDEIVDTVGNARSMPMSASCVVNRGELLALLDEVREALPGSLAQAQELLGGHEQLSEQARQEAERIVQAAHAERSTLISETVIARTAQEEADRILAEARRDAEEIRAEADDYVDSKLANFEVVLNKTIGSVDRGREKLLGRGPGLDEEGYADEDAPEYSADPDTLIRRADDYVDAKLGAFEAVLSKTLDAVGRGRQKLHGRVATDDLGLHMAEQDAAGHLGHTSDADYLSGLAEVSGQQPPQSAGAPAHQVPEQPVQIPIPAQAQAPQQYADPAAAPQQYADAAYGGYQQQDAYAYQQQDPYAYQQAQQQPVYDPAAYDPNYSQGYGQNYDQAAQGWQQHPDAQAQQQPQSQPQLPQQQPQDPQGALDETSLFDTSMIDMEQLRRYEQGR; encoded by the coding sequence GTGGACGTGCAGAAGAAGCTCGACGAGATCGTCGACACGGTGGGGAACGCCCGTTCCATGCCCATGTCGGCCTCCTGCGTGGTCAACCGCGGCGAACTGCTCGCGCTGCTCGACGAAGTACGCGAGGCCCTGCCAGGCTCCCTCGCCCAGGCCCAGGAACTGCTCGGCGGCCACGAGCAGCTCTCCGAGCAGGCCCGCCAGGAGGCCGAGCGCATCGTCCAGGCGGCCCACGCGGAGCGGTCCACGCTGATCTCCGAGACCGTGATCGCCCGCACAGCCCAGGAAGAGGCGGACCGTATTCTCGCCGAGGCCCGCAGGGACGCGGAGGAGATCCGCGCCGAGGCCGACGACTACGTGGACTCCAAGCTCGCGAACTTCGAGGTCGTGCTCAACAAGACCATCGGCTCCGTGGACCGTGGCCGCGAGAAGCTGCTCGGCCGCGGCCCGGGGCTGGACGAGGAGGGGTACGCCGACGAGGACGCCCCTGAGTACAGCGCCGACCCCGACACCCTGATCCGCCGCGCGGACGACTATGTCGACGCCAAACTCGGCGCCTTCGAGGCCGTCCTCTCCAAGACCCTCGACGCGGTCGGCCGCGGCCGGCAGAAGCTGCACGGCCGGGTCGCCACCGACGACCTGGGTCTGCACATGGCGGAGCAGGACGCGGCGGGGCACCTGGGGCACACCAGCGACGCGGACTATCTGTCCGGTCTCGCCGAGGTGTCGGGGCAGCAGCCGCCGCAGAGCGCCGGAGCCCCCGCGCACCAGGTCCCGGAGCAGCCGGTCCAGATCCCGATCCCGGCGCAGGCGCAGGCCCCGCAGCAGTACGCCGACCCCGCCGCCGCCCCGCAGCAGTACGCGGACGCGGCCTACGGCGGCTACCAGCAGCAGGACGCGTACGCCTACCAGCAGCAGGACCCGTACGCGTACCAGCAGGCCCAGCAGCAGCCGGTCTACGACCCCGCGGCATACGACCCGAACTACAGCCAGGGCTACGGGCAGAACTACGACCAGGCGGCGCAGGGCTGGCAGCAGCACCCCGACGCCCAGGCGCAGCAGCAGCCGCAGTCGCAGCCTCAGCTGCCCCAGCAGCAGCCGCAGGACCCGCAGGGCGCCCTCGACGAGACCAGCCTCTTCGACACCAGCATGATCGACATGGAGCAGCTGCGCCGGTACGAGCAGGGCCGCTGA
- the rsmD gene encoding 16S rRNA (guanine(966)-N(2))-methyltransferase RsmD: MTRVIAGAAGGRRLAVPPGNGTRPTSDRAREGLFSTWEALLGTFDGLRVADLYAGSGAVGLEALSRGAAHTLLVEADARAARTVRDNVRALGLPGAEVRTGKAEQIVTGPPPGAPYDIVFLDPPYAVTDDDLREILLTLRSEGWLNDEAVATVERSTRGGEFTWPKGFEPLRARRYGEGTLWYGRAAAPEDAR, from the coding sequence ATGACCCGCGTGATCGCCGGTGCCGCCGGCGGACGCCGTCTCGCCGTCCCCCCGGGCAACGGCACCCGCCCCACCTCCGACCGAGCGCGCGAAGGTCTCTTCTCCACCTGGGAGGCGCTGCTCGGCACCTTCGACGGTCTCCGTGTCGCCGACTTGTACGCCGGCTCCGGCGCCGTCGGCCTGGAAGCCCTCTCGCGCGGCGCCGCGCACACCCTCCTTGTGGAGGCGGACGCGCGGGCGGCCCGCACCGTCCGGGACAACGTCCGCGCGCTCGGACTGCCGGGCGCCGAGGTCCGTACGGGCAAAGCCGAGCAGATCGTGACAGGACCGCCCCCCGGGGCCCCGTACGACATCGTCTTCCTCGACCCGCCGTACGCCGTCACCGATGACGATCTTCGCGAGATCCTCCTCACACTCCGCTCCGAGGGCTGGCTCAATGACGAAGCCGTCGCCACCGTGGAGCGCAGCACCAGAGGTGGGGAGTTCACCTGGCCGAAGGGGTTCGAACCGTTGCGGGCACGCCGCTACGGCGAAGGAACCCTTTGGTACGGTCGCGCCGCCGCACCCGAAGACGCCCGATGA
- a CDS encoding CAP domain-containing protein, which yields MGRHSRSAGAPAAEDHAAGAAGRHRGAGRGRKKGIGAPVRTGLLGASAAMAMGAVAVASGLLPGGEQYTVGGGNLPGEQVRTAGAPELQQQGGSTAEPTAEAPASPSTGDDGAKQPSKSASTTPDKPSASASPSKPAKTPQKPESDPTRSRSEKASTKPASSAPAPEKTRDRVTTPPQTPQPSSTAPSGAEAEVLALVNEERAKVGCRPLRADKALNGLAEAFSKDMADRGYFDHTDPDGDTPWDRADQAGVKNLGGENIARGQADAQAVMASWMASEGHRENILNCDYKTIGIGAHFADGGPWWTQDFGF from the coding sequence ATGGGACGCCATAGTCGCTCGGCCGGCGCACCCGCCGCTGAGGACCACGCGGCCGGTGCGGCAGGTCGGCACCGGGGCGCGGGCCGAGGCCGGAAGAAGGGAATCGGTGCTCCCGTACGCACCGGGCTGCTCGGTGCCTCCGCCGCGATGGCCATGGGCGCCGTAGCCGTGGCATCCGGGCTGCTGCCCGGCGGGGAGCAGTACACCGTCGGCGGTGGCAATCTGCCGGGCGAGCAGGTCCGCACCGCGGGCGCGCCCGAGCTCCAGCAGCAGGGGGGCTCGACCGCCGAGCCGACCGCCGAGGCCCCCGCGTCGCCGAGCACCGGCGACGACGGGGCGAAGCAGCCGTCGAAGTCCGCATCGACGACGCCGGACAAGCCGTCCGCCTCCGCGAGCCCGTCGAAGCCGGCGAAGACCCCGCAGAAGCCCGAGAGCGACCCCACGCGGAGCCGGAGCGAGAAGGCGAGCACCAAGCCGGCGAGCAGCGCGCCGGCGCCCGAGAAGACCAGGGACCGCGTCACCACGCCGCCGCAGACCCCGCAGCCGTCCAGCACCGCCCCGTCCGGCGCCGAGGCGGAAGTCCTCGCTCTGGTCAACGAGGAGCGGGCGAAGGTCGGCTGCCGGCCGCTGCGCGCCGACAAGGCTCTGAACGGTCTCGCCGAGGCGTTCAGCAAGGACATGGCCGACCGGGGCTACTTCGACCACACCGACCCCGACGGCGACACTCCCTGGGACCGCGCCGACCAGGCGGGCGTGAAGAACCTGGGCGGCGAGAACATAGCCCGGGGCCAGGCCGACGCGCAGGCGGTCATGGCGTCCTGGATGGCCAGTGAGGGCCACCGGGAGAACATCCTGAACTGCGACTACAAGACCATCGGCATCGGCGCGCACTTCGCCGACGGCGGCCCGTGGTGGACGCAGGACTTCGGCTTCTGA
- a CDS encoding YceD family protein, producing the protein MFDTHELGRRPGALKRLTRSAAAPKDFGIDGVIGVPEGAPIELRMRLESVMEGVLVTGTARATAEGECVRCLEPVRQDVAADFQEMFSYPDADDRGRSKQAEPADDAEDDEDRFFIEDGLLDLEPVLRDAVVLALPMQPVCRETCAGLCSECGIRLDENPDHHHDAVDIRWASLQGLAETIKDGEKDNMDGADPGADEKQEK; encoded by the coding sequence GTGTTCGACACACACGAGCTGGGTCGGCGTCCCGGCGCGCTCAAGCGGCTGACCCGCTCCGCGGCGGCGCCCAAGGACTTCGGCATCGACGGCGTTATCGGAGTGCCGGAAGGCGCGCCGATCGAGCTCAGGATGCGGCTGGAGTCGGTCATGGAGGGCGTGCTCGTCACGGGCACCGCCCGTGCGACCGCCGAGGGGGAGTGCGTAAGGTGTCTGGAGCCGGTGCGCCAGGACGTGGCAGCGGATTTCCAGGAGATGTTCTCGTACCCTGACGCCGACGACCGGGGCCGCAGCAAGCAGGCGGAACCGGCCGACGACGCCGAGGACGACGAGGACAGGTTCTTCATCGAGGACGGGCTGCTCGACCTCGAACCTGTGCTGCGTGATGCGGTGGTGCTCGCACTGCCGATGCAGCCGGTGTGCCGGGAGACCTGTGCCGGCCTGTGCTCCGAGTGCGGAATCAGGCTGGACGAGAACCCGGACCATCACCACGACGCCGTCGACATCCGGTGGGCGTCACTGCAAGGACTCGCCGAAACCATCAAGGACGGCGAGAAGGACAACATGGACGGCGCCGACCCGGGTGCCGACGAGAAGCAGGAGAAGTAG